A part of Danaus plexippus chromosome 27, MEX_DaPlex, whole genome shotgun sequence genomic DNA contains:
- the LOC116775753 gene encoding pro-resilin-like produces MKYFIVCSLLVVTCLAEPPVNNRYLPPQARNASPSQSYGVPEFSQRQTEAVFRGRPSSAYGPPASIRQPNSQYGLPKTPSSQYGAPNNQYQGQKQAPTGQYLPPTSQYQASVNQYPAANQYQAPKAQYLPPVNQYQVPSTQYGVPDQSGPNGLSQEYGASGFERSVGDNKHDNQQSRQYLPPSARGYDDGSSGEPANYDFEYMVEDAPSGNDFGHRESRRGDRAEGVYYVVLPDGRKQTVEYEADQDGFKPKISYEDVSAGSGYDSNRQADYNNDNTNGPY; encoded by the exons ATGAAG TATTTCATAGTGTGCTCGTTACTCGTGGTGACGTGTTTGGCGGAGCCACCAGTTAATAACAG GTATCTTCCTCCACAAGCGAGGAACGCGTCTCCCTCTCAGAGTTATGGTGTTCCCGAATTCAGTCAGAGACAGACTGAAGCTGTCTTCAg agGACGTCCTTCATCTGCCTACGGACCACCTGCAAGTATCCGGCAACCAAACTCTCAATACGGACTACCCAAAACTCCTTCCTCTCAGTATGGAGCACCGAACAACCAATATCAAGGACAAAAGCAAGCACCCACCGGCCAATACTTACCACCAACCAGCCAATATCAAGCTTCGGTGAATCAATATCCAGCTGCGAACCAATACCAAGCACCAAAAGCACAATACTTGCCGCCTGTAAACCAATACCAAGTTCCTTCCACTCAATACGGTGTACCAGATCAGTCTGGACCCAATGGTCTCTCTCAAGAATATGGAGCCTCTGGATTTGAAAGAA gtgTCGGTGACAACAAACATGACAACCAGCAAAGCAGACAGTACCTCCCTCCCAGTGCTCGCGGATATGATGATGGAAGCAGTGGA GAGCCCGCAAACTACGACTTCGAATACATGGTCGAGGACGCTCCCTCCGGCAACGACTTCGGACACCGAGAGTCACGACGAGGGGACCGCGCTGAGGGAGTCTACTACGTCGTCTTACCTGATGGAAGGAAACAG ACCGTTGAATATGAAGCCGATCAGGACGGTTTCAAGCCCAAAATCTCATACGAAGACGTCAGCGCCGGATCAGGCTACGACAGTAACAGACAAGCGGATTACAACAACGATAACACCAACGGACCTTATTAG
- the LOC116775514 gene encoding pro-resilin-like, with translation MKCFIVCSLLVVSCLAEPPVNNRYLPPQARNASPSQSYGVPEFSQRQTEAVFRGRPSSAYGPPASIQKPNSQYGLPKTPSSQYGAPNNQYQGQKQAPTGQYLPPTSQYQASENQYPAPSQYQAPKAQYLAPVNQYQAPSTQYGVPNQAEPNGPSQEYGAPGFERSGSDSKYDNQQSRQYLPPSARGYDDGSSGEPANYDFEYMVQDAPSGNDFGHRESRRGELAEGVYYVVLPDGRKQTVEYEADQDGFKPRISYEDVGAGSGYDSNRQADYNNDNTNGPY, from the exons ATGAAG TGTTTCATAGTGTGCTCGTTACTCGTTGTGTCGTGTTTGGCGGAGCCACCAGTTAATAACAG GTATCTTCCTCCACAAGCGAGGAACGCGTCTCCCTCTCAGAGTTATGGTGTTCCCGAATTCAGTCAGAGACAGACTGAAGCTGTCTTCAg agGACGTCCTTCATCTGCCTACGGACCACCTGCAAGTATCCAGAAACCAAACTCTCAATACGGACTACCCAAAACTCCTTCCTCTCAGTATGGAGCACCGAACAACCAATATCAAGGACAAAAGCAAGCACCCACCGGCCAATACTTACCACCAACCAGCCAATATCAAGCTTCTGAGAATCAATATCCAGCTCCGAGCCAATACCAAGCACCAAAGGCACAATACTTGGCACCTGTAAACCAATACCAAGCACCTTCCACTCAATACGGTGTACCAAATCAGGCTGAACCCAATGGTCCCTCTCAAGAATATGGAGCTCCTGGGTTTGAACGAA GTGGTAGTGACAGCAAATATGACAACCAGCAAAGCAGACAGTATCTCCCTCCCAGTGCTCGTGGATATGATGATGGAAGCAGTGGA GAGCCTGCAAACTACGACTTCGAGTACATGGTCCAGGACGCTCCCTCCGGCAACGACTTCGGACACCGAGAGTCACGACGAGGGGAGCTCGCTGAGGGAGTCTACTACGTCGTCTTACCTGATGGAAGGAAACAG ACTGTAGAATATGAAGCCGACCAGGACGGTTTCAAGCCCAGGATCTCATACGAAGACGTCGGCGCCGGATCAGGCTACGACAGTAACAGACAAGCGGATTACAACAACGACAATACCAACGGACCT